The Haloarcula laminariae genomic sequence CGGCGGTCCGTCCCGCGGGGTCGACGAGCACGGCGTCGGGGCCGGCACTCAGATACGCGGCGGTCTCACCGGTCGGTGCGCGCGACTCGACGGGGACGTCTATCCGGCGCCAGTCCATCGACTGTCCGGTCGCGGGCGGCGCTCAAAATACCGGCGGGTTAGGCTGTGAGGAAGTAGACTTGCTTTCGCGCGTCGGTGAAGCTGTACCGGGAGTCGACGAGTTCGGACTCCTCCAGTCGGTTCAGCGCGTAGCGGACGGTGCGGTCGGGCAGCAGCGACGTCTCGGCGAGCTGGCCCTGCGAGAGCGGGGCCTCGTCCTCCAGTACCTTCGCGACGAGTTTCGCGCTCGGCGGCAGTTCGCGGAGCCGTTCCCGGAAGTCCTCCTGTGCGAACGGTGACGCCGACACGTCCTCGGTGGTCGTACTCATA encodes the following:
- a CDS encoding MarR family transcriptional regulator, producing the protein MSTTTEDVSASPFAQEDFRERLRELPPSAKLVAKVLEDEAPLSQGQLAETSLLPDRTVRYALNRLEESELVDSRYSFTDARKQVYFLTA